The Candidatus Caccoplasma merdavium genome window below encodes:
- a CDS encoding RagB/SusD family nutrient uptake outer membrane protein yields the protein MKIKNIKYAAIALGFGVMLSTTACKDWLEVYPENSQPSITFWQTKADVDAVLNAGYYYLRDMVVPYLIPWGELRAGCVYASKGSKLQEFQVKPTDKDLCTWCDLYEIINVANAVIKRAPDAQKVDDTYQMSEMLSHQSEAYFLRALCYFYIVRNWRDAPLITEPYEDDSYATKVPKAGEAEIIAQIREDIRTALATGAAKESFDTAWETKGRATKWALYALGADVCLWAEDYEAAITYCDGILESNSPYAPAFLSTPTHSSWFSMFNPGNSNESIFELQWNYEEEQTNTLPKIFDDVDVDANYCISLALTQEFGDEYTETLVDLKEAVRTMYGGYYVSDPTTYESATVSYVWKYLGSQTLSDKRTVSYYDPNYIIYRVADVMLMKAEALILRSHGENDDDKAAAMALINQIRTRSNLEIEYEATPVGVASLDEASMLELVLYERTLELVGEGKAWYDFLRFGRRNNNEYKELFLVNNVLKYNTQAGESWLRTVLNNDNALFLPISQTEIEANDLLIQNPYYN from the coding sequence ATGAAGATAAAAAATATAAAATATGCCGCAATCGCTTTGGGATTCGGAGTTATGCTTTCGACGACCGCCTGCAAGGATTGGCTCGAAGTATATCCCGAAAATTCACAGCCGAGTATAACTTTCTGGCAGACCAAAGCCGATGTAGATGCCGTGCTCAATGCCGGGTACTATTACTTGCGTGATATGGTAGTGCCTTACCTGATACCTTGGGGCGAGTTGCGCGCCGGTTGTGTTTATGCCAGCAAAGGGAGCAAGTTGCAGGAGTTCCAGGTAAAACCTACCGATAAGGACTTGTGTACCTGGTGTGACCTCTATGAAATCATCAACGTGGCCAACGCGGTGATAAAACGGGCGCCCGATGCACAGAAGGTCGATGATACCTACCAGATGTCGGAAATGCTTTCGCATCAGTCCGAGGCTTATTTCTTGCGTGCGCTCTGTTACTTCTATATCGTGCGCAACTGGCGTGATGCACCGCTCATTACCGAGCCTTATGAAGACGACTCTTACGCCACGAAGGTACCCAAGGCCGGTGAAGCCGAAATCATAGCGCAAATCCGCGAGGATATAAGAACCGCTCTCGCGACGGGTGCCGCCAAGGAGTCGTTCGATACCGCCTGGGAAACCAAGGGGCGTGCCACCAAGTGGGCTCTCTATGCCCTCGGTGCCGATGTGTGCCTTTGGGCCGAAGATTATGAAGCTGCCATTACCTATTGCGATGGCATCTTGGAATCGAACAGTCCCTATGCTCCCGCATTCCTTTCTACCCCGACCCATTCGAGCTGGTTCTCGATGTTCAATCCCGGAAACAGCAACGAGTCGATATTTGAGTTGCAATGGAACTACGAAGAGGAGCAGACCAATACGCTGCCCAAAATCTTCGACGATGTCGATGTCGATGCCAATTATTGCATCTCTTTGGCCTTGACCCAGGAGTTCGGCGATGAGTACACCGAGACACTCGTGGATCTCAAAGAGGCCGTGCGCACGATGTATGGCGGATATTATGTCTCCGACCCCACCACCTATGAGTCGGCCACCGTGTCGTATGTGTGGAAATATCTCGGTTCGCAGACTCTCTCCGACAAACGCACCGTTTCTTACTACGACCCCAATTACATCATCTATCGTGTCGCCGATGTGATGCTCATGAAAGCCGAAGCGCTCATTCTGCGCAGCCACGGTGAGAATGATGATGACAAGGCCGCTGCCATGGCGCTTATCAACCAGATACGCACCCGCTCCAACCTCGAAATCGAATACGAGGCTACGCCCGTTGGCGTTGCATCGCTCGATGAGGCTTCCATGCTCGAACTGGTGCTCTATGAGCGTACGCTCGAATTGGTGGGAGAGGGCAAGGCTTGGTATGACTTCCTCCGTTTCGGACGTCGGAACAACAACGAGTACAAAGAATTGTTCCTTGTCAACAACGTCTTGAAATACAACACACAGGCCGGAGAGTCGTGGTTGCGTACCGTACTCAATAACGACAATGCGCTTTTCTTGCCGATAAGTCAGACCGAGATTGAAGCGAACGATTTGTTAATACAAAACCCCTACTATAATTGA
- a CDS encoding TonB-dependent receptor, which yields MKNRILNANPLRFSLLLLCLLLSTTLSAQTNSGFISGKVYEIIQGKHEPSIGVNVSIENDQRRVLTGVTTDVNGAFSLRVPSGAATLVFSFIGMETQRIAYTGQKTLTVVMESSSQELGEVTVAAQRAEMSDMGISVREQTAATQKINMSSVVETLPVSSIEEALQGRLAGVDILSGGDPGSKGSIRIRGTATLNSNTDPLIVINGVPYSTDIDDSFDFNTANNEDFADMLNLNPYDIESVEVLKDAASTAIYGTKAANGVLLITTKKGARGKTNFTFSSKFTVKVEPESIPMLNGDQYVAYMQDAIWNTANAQGIQNSSSLLELLFDTPEIGYMPTWRYFDEYNADTDWLSAITKNAWIYDNSFSMSGGGEKATYRFSLSYMNEGGTSVGTGLDRITANYNLTYRFSDKFDMYAEFAYTDTQKDEPYLDNVRSEAMRKMPNKSPYWIDDATGLPTDNYFIRQNAEEFQGAYGSEKNYHPIIMANESYNKTYQREERMTYRANYHILPGLTWTGWVAMKFKTVKTRQFLPQTAGDFSIDNSNANYSYDGYSNNLSLQTENKFIFRRQFGIHGLTATALWRTEQSRSSNSAEAVYGVASPGMSDPVAGGSIVELGSGTSESRIMGAVGMINYNLLDRYVFSFTVNGEGRSSLAKENRWGIFPSVGVAWHMQDEYFMESLDWWNQLKLRASWGQSGNAPSGTAPYIGTYSAIGNYNTNAAIAPNSMQLNNLKWETSTEYNIGTDLGFMDNKMTMTFDYYHKVTDDLLQTKVKIPSTVGYSSGQLAYYNSGKLSNTGWEYRIDYEIFRNKDWTVSANFNINRNVNKILELPENLSEETFSLSNGSYAQRLETGVAVGSFYGFRYQGVYQNTEDTYARDAENNIMYNLNGEPIVMKNGTYVCYPGDAKYEDINHDGKIDENDVVYLGNCNPMVTGGGGVNVKWKNLALTIFFHYRLGQKVINTARMDAEAMYNRDNQSTAVLNRWRTEGDQTEIPRALYNYGLNYLGSDRFVEDCSFLRLKTLSLSYSIPKNICKKMKINGLNIFVTGYDLLTFTNYKGQDPEVSLPSKVTDLSEDDAQTPRSRRFSFGFNINF from the coding sequence ATGAAAAACAGAATTCTCAACGCAAATCCGCTCCGGTTTAGCCTTCTGTTGCTGTGCCTGCTTCTCAGCACGACCCTATCGGCACAGACAAATTCGGGCTTTATATCGGGTAAAGTATATGAAATCATTCAAGGAAAGCATGAGCCTTCCATTGGCGTGAACGTCTCGATAGAGAACGACCAGCGCCGTGTCTTGACCGGTGTGACCACCGATGTCAATGGTGCCTTCTCGCTCCGTGTTCCTTCCGGTGCAGCAACCCTCGTGTTCTCGTTCATCGGTATGGAAACCCAGCGTATCGCCTACACCGGTCAGAAAACCCTGACCGTCGTCATGGAGTCGAGTTCGCAAGAGCTGGGCGAGGTGACGGTGGCCGCCCAGCGTGCCGAGATGTCCGACATGGGTATTTCGGTGCGTGAACAAACCGCTGCTACCCAGAAAATCAACATGTCGAGTGTCGTGGAAACCCTGCCGGTATCCTCTATCGAAGAGGCTCTGCAAGGACGTCTCGCCGGTGTGGATATTCTCTCGGGTGGTGACCCCGGTTCCAAAGGTTCGATTCGTATCCGTGGTACGGCGACCTTGAACTCAAACACCGACCCTCTCATCGTCATCAACGGTGTGCCCTATTCGACCGACATTGACGACAGCTTCGACTTCAACACGGCCAACAATGAGGATTTTGCCGACATGTTGAACCTCAACCCCTATGATATCGAGTCGGTCGAGGTATTGAAAGATGCCGCCTCTACCGCTATTTACGGAACGAAGGCCGCCAACGGCGTGCTCTTGATTACGACCAAGAAAGGTGCCCGCGGAAAAACCAATTTCACCTTCTCGTCGAAGTTCACGGTGAAAGTCGAGCCCGAATCGATACCGATGCTCAACGGCGACCAGTATGTGGCCTATATGCAAGACGCCATCTGGAACACGGCCAATGCACAAGGTATCCAAAACTCTTCGTCGCTTCTCGAACTGCTGTTCGATACCCCCGAAATCGGATACATGCCCACATGGCGTTATTTCGATGAGTATAATGCCGATACCGACTGGCTCTCGGCCATTACCAAGAATGCTTGGATTTACGATAACAGCTTCTCGATGTCGGGTGGTGGTGAAAAAGCCACTTACCGCTTCTCGCTCTCTTACATGAACGAAGGTGGTACCAGCGTCGGAACCGGTCTCGACCGTATCACGGCCAACTACAACTTGACCTACCGCTTCTCCGACAAGTTCGACATGTATGCCGAGTTTGCCTACACCGATACCCAAAAAGATGAACCCTATTTGGACAACGTCCGTTCCGAGGCTATGCGCAAGATGCCCAACAAGAGCCCTTATTGGATCGACGATGCCACCGGCCTGCCTACCGACAACTATTTCATTCGTCAGAACGCCGAAGAGTTCCAGGGTGCTTATGGAAGTGAGAAGAACTATCACCCCATTATCATGGCCAATGAGAGCTACAACAAGACCTACCAACGGGAGGAACGCATGACCTATCGGGCCAATTACCATATCCTTCCCGGCTTGACTTGGACCGGTTGGGTGGCCATGAAGTTCAAAACCGTCAAGACCCGTCAGTTCCTGCCGCAGACGGCCGGCGACTTCTCGATTGACAACAGCAACGCCAATTATAGCTACGACGGTTATTCCAACAACCTTTCGTTGCAAACCGAGAACAAGTTTATCTTCCGCCGTCAGTTTGGCATTCACGGTCTCACGGCTACCGCCTTGTGGCGCACCGAGCAATCGCGCAGCTCCAACTCGGCCGAAGCCGTTTACGGTGTAGCCTCACCCGGTATGTCCGACCCCGTAGCCGGCGGTTCTATCGTGGAACTCGGGTCGGGAACCTCGGAGTCGCGCATCATGGGTGCTGTGGGTATGATCAATTACAACCTGCTCGACCGTTATGTGTTCAGCTTTACCGTCAACGGTGAGGGCCGCTCTTCTTTGGCCAAAGAAAACCGTTGGGGTATCTTCCCCTCCGTGGGTGTGGCCTGGCACATGCAGGACGAGTATTTTATGGAATCGCTCGACTGGTGGAACCAGTTGAAACTCCGTGCCAGCTGGGGACAAAGTGGTAACGCTCCCAGCGGAACGGCTCCCTATATCGGAACCTACTCGGCCATCGGCAACTACAACACCAATGCCGCCATCGCTCCCAACTCGATGCAACTCAACAACCTGAAATGGGAGACCTCGACCGAGTACAACATCGGTACCGACCTCGGCTTCATGGACAACAAGATGACCATGACCTTCGATTACTACCATAAAGTGACCGATGACTTGTTGCAGACCAAAGTGAAGATTCCCTCTACGGTGGGATATTCGAGCGGCCAGTTGGCTTACTACAACTCGGGTAAGTTGAGCAATACCGGTTGGGAGTATCGCATCGATTATGAAATATTCCGCAACAAGGATTGGACCGTGTCGGCCAACTTCAACATCAACCGCAACGTGAACAAGATTCTCGAACTTCCCGAGAACCTCTCCGAAGAGACCTTCTCCCTCTCGAACGGCTCTTATGCCCAACGCCTCGAAACCGGCGTGGCTGTCGGTTCGTTCTACGGATTCCGTTACCAGGGAGTATATCAGAATACCGAAGATACTTATGCCCGCGATGCCGAGAACAACATCATGTATAACCTCAATGGCGAGCCCATTGTCATGAAGAACGGAACGTATGTATGTTACCCCGGTGATGCCAAGTACGAGGATATCAACCACGATGGTAAAATCGACGAAAACGACGTCGTTTACCTTGGTAACTGCAACCCGATGGTGACCGGTGGTGGTGGTGTCAACGTGAAGTGGAAAAATCTGGCCTTGACGATATTCTTCCACTACCGCTTGGGTCAGAAGGTTATCAATACCGCCCGCATGGACGCCGAGGCCATGTATAACCGCGACAACCAAAGTACCGCCGTGCTCAACCGCTGGCGTACCGAGGGCGATCAGACCGAAATCCCGCGCGCGCTCTATAACTACGGATTGAACTATCTGGGTTCTGACCGCTTCGTCGAGGATTGCTCGTTCCTCCGCCTCAAAACGCTTTCGCTCTCTTACAGCATACCAAAAAATATCTGCAAGAAGATGAAAATCAATGGGCTGAATATATTTGTTACCGGTTATGACCTCTTGACCTTTACCAACTACAAAGGACAAGACCCCGAAGTGAGTCTTCCTTCGAAAGTGACAGATTTGTCCGAAGACGATGCCCAAACGCCTCGCAGCCGCCGCTTCTCGTTCGGATTTAACATTAACTTCTAA
- a CDS encoding pectate lyase, which translates to MKKTLLFILCFCSALTMGRAEDLPAFPGAEGYGRYVTGGRGGAVYHVTNLNDSGEGSLRWALSQTGIRTIVFDVSGTIFLESPLAITQGNVTVAGQTAPGDGICVAGYPFTISANNVIIRFLRFRLGNENVANHEGDGLGGMDRSNIIVDHCSISWSIDECCSIYGNENATVQWCIISQSLRNSGHSKGAHGYGGNWGGKGASYHHNLLCHHESRTPRLGPRPGTQTEELLDMRNNVIYNWAGNGCYGGEGMDVNIYNNYYKPGPATRKKGGAVTYRIAAIGIRTLEYCTNPDGSYNGWYPMLHHWGQFYVDGNVMEGNAEVTADNWTKGIYAQISNSGNDNTFTSVTKDTMRLDAPLKFYATTTHTAEVAYEKVLQYAGACYSRDAHDSIMVADVRENKATFTSGSNLPGIIDSQDDCQYADGTTGWPELESTPAPLDSDGDGMPDDWERAHGLDPNNPDDRNDTDVEGYTMLELYINGLVADIMEGCTSDGELLGEIKDSENIVGSYDVVFSSTTYTENDASGNWVFNNGFSISSGKGYATGNATAIKYSRNVDFTINIPTGKQVTAFKVEAYTNYDDAAGYLSELNGVTYPPSQYAFPLKSAGGTATHTIPFDEPVTGTLPFRFSGNQVGAIITLSVENVTSSVAEEYVQSDPDRLVDVYNTVGILILKQVPYSELFGKLPRGHYILSNRESLIIQ; encoded by the coding sequence ATGAAAAAAACGCTACTCTTCATTCTCTGTTTCTGTTCGGCTTTGACCATGGGTAGAGCCGAGGATCTTCCGGCATTTCCCGGAGCCGAAGGCTATGGCCGATATGTGACCGGCGGTCGCGGTGGAGCCGTGTACCATGTGACAAATTTGAACGACAGTGGCGAAGGTTCACTGCGCTGGGCTCTTTCTCAAACCGGAATTCGAACCATTGTTTTTGATGTTTCAGGAACAATCTTTTTGGAATCACCTCTTGCCATTACGCAAGGCAATGTGACCGTGGCAGGACAGACGGCCCCCGGCGACGGTATCTGTGTAGCCGGTTATCCCTTTACCATCAGTGCCAATAACGTTATTATCCGGTTCCTCCGTTTCCGCCTCGGAAATGAGAACGTGGCCAATCATGAAGGTGACGGTTTGGGGGGAATGGATCGTTCGAATATCATTGTCGACCACTGTTCCATCAGTTGGAGCATCGACGAGTGCTGCTCGATTTATGGTAATGAAAATGCCACGGTGCAGTGGTGTATCATTTCGCAAAGCCTCCGCAATTCAGGCCATAGCAAGGGAGCCCACGGCTACGGTGGAAACTGGGGCGGCAAAGGAGCCTCCTATCACCACAACCTGTTGTGCCACCACGAAAGCCGCACACCGCGCCTCGGCCCGCGCCCGGGTACGCAGACGGAGGAATTGCTCGACATGCGCAACAATGTCATTTACAACTGGGCCGGTAACGGTTGCTACGGAGGTGAAGGCATGGACGTGAATATTTACAACAACTATTATAAGCCCGGTCCCGCCACACGCAAAAAAGGGGGGGCGGTCACTTATCGCATTGCCGCTATTGGCATTCGCACCCTTGAATATTGCACCAATCCCGATGGGTCATACAACGGTTGGTATCCGATGTTGCACCATTGGGGACAGTTCTATGTCGACGGCAATGTCATGGAGGGGAATGCCGAAGTGACGGCCGACAACTGGACCAAAGGTATTTATGCCCAAATCTCCAACTCGGGTAACGACAATACCTTTACTTCTGTGACCAAAGACACGATGCGCCTCGACGCTCCGCTCAAATTTTATGCGACGACCACTCATACCGCCGAAGTGGCCTATGAAAAAGTGCTTCAATATGCAGGTGCATGCTACTCTCGTGATGCCCACGACTCTATTATGGTAGCCGATGTGCGGGAGAACAAAGCTACCTTTACCAGTGGCTCCAATCTGCCGGGAATTATCGACTCGCAAGACGACTGTCAGTATGCCGATGGTACTACGGGTTGGCCCGAGTTGGAATCGACCCCGGCGCCCCTTGACAGCGACGGTGACGGCATGCCCGACGATTGGGAACGGGCTCATGGCCTCGACCCGAACAATCCCGATGACCGCAACGATACCGATGTCGAGGGATATACCATGCTCGAATTGTATATCAACGGCTTGGTAGCCGATATTATGGAGGGTTGTACCTCCGATGGCGAGTTGCTGGGCGAGATTAAGGATTCGGAGAATATCGTCGGCTCGTATGACGTGGTTTTTTCCTCGACGACCTATACCGAGAATGACGCCTCCGGAAACTGGGTGTTCAACAACGGTTTTTCCATCTCTTCGGGAAAAGGATATGCCACGGGAAATGCCACGGCTATCAAATATTCGAGAAATGTCGATTTTACAATAAATATTCCCACGGGGAAGCAGGTGACGGCTTTCAAAGTCGAAGCCTATACCAATTATGACGATGCCGCAGGTTACCTGTCTGAGTTGAACGGGGTTACCTATCCTCCGTCGCAATATGCCTTTCCGTTGAAATCGGCAGGAGGCACCGCGACCCATACGATTCCTTTTGACGAGCCGGTTACGGGGACGCTCCCGTTTCGCTTTTCGGGTAACCAGGTAGGAGCCATCATTACGCTTTCGGTGGAGAATGTTACCAGCTCTGTCGCCGAGGAGTATGTGCAATCCGATCCCGACCGCTTGGTCGATGTCTACAATACGGTAGGTATCCTCATTCTCAAACAGGTGCCGTATAGTGAGCTGTTTGGCAAGTTGCCGCGGGGACACTACATTCTCAGCAATCGGGAATCGCTCATCATACAGTAA
- a CDS encoding fasciclin domain-containing protein, protein MKNAFGKYVVLCGVLCLAVFWTSCQDNLSYYDTPESLKGSIYETLQERGNYTIFLKGVDMAGYAPILQGKGVYTVMAPNDEAFAAYLKNECGVNSIEELSAETVKKLIGFHILYYSFDKSKLINFRPDEGDGATDEELMVNAGLYYKFRTKSQDDLTYEVVNDTTGLEGYVYHLERFLPIFSYRMFQTKLIDAQYNYEYFYPNSQWTGANGFNVSNASVDEYSIVTATGYVYLIDQVLEPLNTIYAELDKSGNYSRFLDFYDVYSDYVKDEQLTIDYGNGKDLYQHYHRAPMANIASEWPVTDYTQMSTLSSVSYSVFAPTNEALDNFYMEYFGVEGTGYPGNEVVWDSVKTSVIQDILVNSVYTASVVFPEEITRGDIKNSSGMVINFDVDAVPQENRKVCVNGTLYGCDVLTPPAQYNAVTGPAYQYKRYNNFQMMLSNSDLISTLCSNEMNYIVLYPSDTQMAYNGITYDAVDDKRLEINMSNLSSSAQQRYVYAHVVSLDGSTTTLTELPLSGNHVFRTLSPDYRLYWYVKDGKITNSFLFNNLITYTGNATTEADVYCEFEELKFRGEDWSNGRAYSYDGTRAQKLFEGSLDNALYSNFVPMMYAHRNDETTLFNAFMQLLMTGQMIDEESQSLTLMTESCLMFIPTNRAVKEAIVAGKIPGITTTANADATTADFFAASVVTDLAALQDYLKVYFVPLSTAVISNFPFLGWGEDTEAEGGLITLNSRTEVVDGAVQTIAVHLNVYDNGSSMSVKVAEDGYNGEVAIVGDYDYFPFVFDDGCVHFINGVL, encoded by the coding sequence ATGAAAAACGCATTTGGAAAGTACGTTGTGCTATGCGGTGTGCTTTGTTTGGCTGTTTTTTGGACTTCTTGTCAGGACAATCTCTCGTATTACGATACGCCGGAGTCGCTGAAAGGGAGTATCTATGAAACGTTGCAAGAAAGAGGCAATTACACCATTTTCCTCAAAGGTGTCGACATGGCCGGATATGCTCCCATTCTCCAAGGGAAGGGTGTTTACACGGTGATGGCGCCCAACGATGAAGCCTTTGCGGCTTATCTCAAAAACGAATGTGGCGTGAATTCGATCGAGGAGCTCAGTGCCGAGACGGTGAAGAAACTCATCGGTTTCCACATTCTCTATTATTCGTTCGACAAGAGCAAGTTGATCAATTTCCGTCCCGATGAAGGCGATGGCGCGACCGACGAGGAGCTCATGGTGAATGCCGGGCTTTATTATAAATTCCGCACCAAAAGCCAGGACGATCTTACTTATGAGGTGGTAAACGATACCACGGGTCTTGAAGGCTATGTTTACCATTTGGAACGTTTCCTTCCGATTTTTTCTTATCGCATGTTCCAGACCAAGTTGATCGATGCCCAGTATAACTATGAATATTTTTATCCCAATTCGCAGTGGACGGGTGCCAATGGATTCAACGTGTCGAATGCGTCGGTCGATGAATATTCCATCGTCACGGCTACCGGATATGTCTATCTCATCGATCAGGTGCTCGAACCGCTGAATACCATCTATGCCGAGTTGGACAAGAGTGGAAATTACTCCCGTTTCCTCGACTTCTATGATGTATACAGCGATTATGTGAAAGACGAGCAGCTCACCATCGACTATGGAAACGGGAAAGACCTCTACCAGCATTATCACCGCGCTCCCATGGCCAACATTGCCAGTGAATGGCCGGTGACCGATTATACGCAGATGTCGACCCTTTCGTCGGTTTCATATAGTGTGTTCGCTCCTACCAATGAGGCGCTTGACAATTTCTATATGGAATATTTCGGCGTCGAAGGAACCGGTTATCCCGGCAACGAAGTGGTGTGGGATTCGGTGAAGACTTCGGTTATCCAGGATATTCTCGTCAACAGTGTCTATACCGCCTCCGTGGTCTTCCCCGAGGAGATTACCCGTGGCGACATCAAGAACTCGTCGGGCATGGTGATTAACTTCGACGTCGATGCCGTTCCCCAGGAAAACCGCAAGGTTTGTGTCAACGGCACGCTTTATGGTTGCGACGTGCTCACGCCCCCTGCCCAGTACAATGCGGTGACCGGCCCGGCCTACCAATACAAGCGTTACAACAACTTCCAGATGATGCTCAGCAATTCCGACCTCATCAGCACCCTTTGTTCCAATGAGATGAATTATATCGTGCTCTATCCCTCCGACACGCAGATGGCCTACAACGGCATCACCTACGATGCGGTAGATGATAAGAGGTTGGAAATCAATATGTCGAACCTTTCGAGCTCGGCACAGCAACGTTATGTCTATGCCCATGTCGTTTCGCTCGACGGTTCTACCACCACTCTCACCGAGCTGCCGCTCTCGGGCAACCATGTGTTCAGAACACTCTCTCCCGACTATCGTCTCTACTGGTATGTCAAGGACGGGAAAATTACCAACAGTTTCCTTTTCAACAACCTCATCACCTACACGGGCAACGCCACGACCGAAGCCGATGTGTATTGTGAATTTGAAGAGTTGAAGTTCCGCGGGGAGGATTGGTCCAACGGTCGTGCCTATTCTTACGACGGCACCCGTGCTCAAAAGCTTTTCGAGGGTAGTCTCGACAACGCGCTTTATTCCAACTTCGTCCCCATGATGTATGCCCACCGCAACGATGAGACCACCCTCTTCAATGCCTTCATGCAGTTGCTGATGACCGGTCAGATGATCGATGAGGAGTCGCAGTCTCTTACCCTCATGACCGAGAGTTGCCTCATGTTTATTCCTACCAACCGGGCGGTAAAAGAGGCGATTGTCGCCGGTAAGATACCCGGTATCACGACGACGGCAAACGCCGACGCTACGACGGCCGATTTCTTTGCCGCCTCCGTGGTGACCGACCTTGCCGCCTTGCAAGATTACCTGAAAGTCTATTTCGTGCCGCTCAGCACCGCAGTCATATCGAACTTCCCCTTCCTCGGCTGGGGTGAGGATACCGAGGCCGAAGGCGGCCTGATCACCCTCAACTCGCGCACCGAGGTTGTCGACGGTGCCGTGCAGACGATTGCCGTGCATCTCAATGTCTATGACAACGGCTCTTCGATGAGCGTGAAGGTGGCCGAAGACGGTTACAATGGCGAAGTGGCCATTGTTGGTGATTATGATTATTTCCCCTTCGTCTTTGACGATGGTTGTGTACACTTTATAAATGGGGTATTATGA